The genomic region CGGGCTGCTGATCGTCGACCACGGCCAGAGCTGGTGGGTCGGCGTGCTCGCCGCCCTGGCGGTCGGCGCCGTCATCGGCGCCGTGATCGGCGTCCTCGTGGCGATGCTCGGCATCCCGTCGTTCGTGGTCACGCTGGCCTTCTTCCTGGGCCTCCAGGCCGTGCCGCTGAAGCTGATCGGCGCCGGCGGCTCGATCGGCATCGACGACGAGGTGCTGCGCGGGCTGACCATCAAGAACGTCCCGGTCACGGCCGGGTGGATCGCCGCGGTCGCGCTGGTGCTGGGCTACGCGGTGCTGTCGCTGGTCCGGTACCGGACCCGGGTGGCGCGCGACCTCCAGCGCCCCCCGATCGCCCTGGTCGTCATCAAGATCGTGGCCCTCGCCGCTGTCGTGCTCGGGATCACCGCCCTGCTCAACACCAACCGCAGCCTCAACCCGGTCTTCCCGATCCAGGGCATCCCCTGGGTGCTGCCGGTGGTCGCCGTGCTGCTGATCTTCTGGACCTTCGTGCTCGGCCGCACCGCCTACGGGCGCCACCTGTACGCGGTCGGCGGCAACGCCGAGGCGGCACGCCGCGCCGGCATCAACGTCCAGCGGATCCGGATCAGCGCGTTCATGATCGCCTCCTCGATGGCCGCGGTCAGCGGCATCCTCGCCGCGTCGTACGCCGGCAAGGTCTCGCCCGGCTCCGGCGGCGGCAACGTGCTGCTCTACGCCGTGGGCGCCGCGGTCATCGGCGGCACCAGCCTCTTCGGCGGCCGCGGCCGCGCCGTGCACGCGGTCATCGGCGGCGTCGTGATCGCGACGATCACCAACGGCCTGGGGCTGCTCAACCAGGCCAGCTACATCAACTACATCGTCACCGGTGGCGTGCTGCTGCTCGCCGCGAGCGTCGACGCGATCTCGCGGCGCCGACGCTCCGCGGCGGGCGTCTAGGCCGCCGGCGTGGTCCGGACCGACCGCACCGGCCTGGGTGCCAACCAGGAGGCCGTGCGGCGGCACAACCTCGGCACCCTGCTGCGCCACGTCCACCGGGCCGGCGTGCTCTCCCGCGCCGACCTCACCACCCGGATGGGTCTGAACCGCAGCACGATCGCGGGGCTGGTGGGCGAGCTGGAGCTGCTCGGGCTGATCGAGCACGCGTCGCCGTCCGGAGCCCGCCAGGGGGCCGGCCGCCCCTCGGCCGGGGTGCAGGTGGCTCCGTGCGGGCCGTTCGTCGTCGCCGTCGACCTCGGGGTCGACCGCACCGTCGTGGCCCGGGTGGGCCTCGGCGGCCAGATCGCCGAGCGAGCCGCCTGCACGATCGACCCGCAGGCCGAGGCGTGGCAGGTGGGCGCCTCGGTCGCCGCCCTGGTGCGCCGGGTGGTCGCCGACGCCCCGGCCAGCGCGGCGCTGGTCGGCATCGGCATCAGCGTCCCCGGCCTGGTGCGGCGCAGCGACGGACTGGTCCGGCTGGCCCCGAACCTCGGCTGGCACGACGTGTCGTTCGGCTCGATCGTGCTGGCGGCCCTCGGGCTGGACGTGCCGGTCTCGCTGGCCAACGACGCCGACCTCGGCGCCCTGGCCGAGCACGAGCGCGGCGCGGGCGTGGGGATCGACGACCTGATCTACGTCTCCGGCAACGTCGGCGTCGGCGCGGGGGTGATCACCGGCGGGCACCGGCTCGAGGGCGCCAGCGGGTACGCCGGGGAGGTGGGCCACCTGCGCTTCAACCCGGCGGGGCGGCCCTGCCACTGCGGCAACCTGGGCTGCTGGGAGACCGAGGTGGGCGCGCTCGCGATCGCGGAGGCGATCCGCTGCCCCGCCGACCGGGTGGCCCAGCTCGGCGAGGTCCTCGACGCGTTCGTCGAGACCCCCCGGGAGCTGCGGGCCACCGGCACCGCCCTGGGCCATGGCCTGGCCAGCATCGTCAACGCGTTCAACCCGCGGATGGTCGTGCTCGGCGGCTACTTCCGCTCGCTCTACACGATGGTGCGCGCCGAGGTGAACGCCGGACTGGCCGACCGGGCGCTGCCCGCCCCGCTGGAGTCGGTCACGCTCGCGCTGCCCGGACTCGGGACCGACTCGGTGCTGATGGGTGCCGCCGAGAGCGCCCTGGAGCCGCTGTTCACCGACCCGGTGGCCGGGCTGGGATCGGCGCTGCTCGACGTCCGGTCCCGGCTCGCTGGCTGAGCGCGGGACGGCGTGCCGCCCCACAGCCGCCAGACTGGTTGACTTCTCGGCGATGCGAAGGGGCCCCATGTCTGACTCGGTGAAGGTGCCGGCCTACGAGGCGGTGGCCGCCGGCGTGCGCCGGCGCATCCTCGCCGGCGAGCTGCGGCCCGGTCAGCGGCTGCCGAGCGAGGCCGAGCTCATCGAGGACTTCGGGTTCAGCCGGAGCACGATCCGCGAGGCGATGCGGACCCTCGCCAGCGAGAACCTCGTCTACACGACCCGCGGGACCACCGGCGGCACGTTCGTGGCGGTCCCGGACATCGCCCGGATCACCGCGCGCGTCGAGCACAGCGTGGCGCTGATGGCGGCGGCCAACGCCGTCACCGTCGACCAGCTCATGGACGTGCGGACGCTCACCGAGGTGCACGCCGCCGGGACCGCGGCGCACCTGCGCACCGAGGAGCAGCTGACCCAGATGCGCTGCAGCGTCGAGGAGCCGGACGCGACCGCGACCTACGAGGCGAACCAGGAGTTCCACATGCTGGTGCTCCACGCCGCCGGGAACCCGATGCTGGAGCTGGTGTGCGCCCCGGTCTTCGGCGTGCTGAGCGGCCGGTTCGTCAGCGAGCGGACCGGGAGCCGCTTCTGGGAGACCTCCCAGGACGACCACCGCCGCATCCTGACCGCCATCGAGGAGCAGGACTCGATGGCGGCCATGACGCAGATGCGCCGGCACCTGGACCGGATCGGCGACGCCTACAAGCAGATGGACCTGCTGCGCACGCTGGACCCGGAGCCGGACGCCGACTGAGCCCGGCCGGCGCTCAGCGCCGGACCGGCGGCCGGCGGGTGTGCCAGTCCGTCGCGGCCTGGTAGGCACGGCCCACCGCGAAGAGCGCCTCCTCGTCGGCACGGGCCGCGCTGAGCTGCGCCCCGACCGGCATCCCCGAGGACGGGTGGAAGCCGACCGGCAGCGACAGCGTGGGCCCGTTGTGCAGGGACCAGGGGTAGGACAGCTGCCCGAGGCGCCGGGACTGGTCCAGCACCGACCCGCAGTCGGCCGCGAGCGGCACGTCGACCGGCAGCGTCGGGGTCACCACCACCTCGACCTCCTCGAAGACTCCGCGCAGCCCGGCCCGGAAGTCGCTGCGCGCGTGCGCGGCGGCCCGCCGCGCGGCGGGCCCGATGTCCAGCCCCTGGCGGATCCGCTGCAGGGTGGCCGGCTGGAACCGCTCCGGCGCCCGGTGCAGCCGCTCCCGGTGGATCTCGGCGACGTCGGCGTACAGCAGCGTGTACACGTGGTCCTGCGCGTCCTCGGCGTGCGGGACCTCCACCTCGACGACCTCGAACCCGATGTCGGCCAGCGTGGCGGTGCAGGCCCGGACCGCTGCCGCGATCGCCGGGTCGACGTCGTCGGTGACGAAGCGTCGGGGCACCCCGATCCGGACCGGCGCCGCCCGCGGGCGGCGCGGCTGATCGGTCAGCACGTCGAAGACCCGCGCGACCAGGTCGACCGAGCGGGCCATCGGTCCGACCGTGTCGAAGTCGGCGCTGACCGGGAACACCCCGGTGACGTCGACGAGCCCCGGGGTCGGGCGCAGGCCGACGACGCCGCAGGCCGAGGCCGGCAGCCGCACCGATCCCCCGCTGTCGGTGCCGAGGGCGACGTCGACCAGGCCGGCGGCGACCGCGGCGCCGGAGCCCCCGCTGGAGCCGGCCGGCACCCGCCGGGGGTCCCACGGGTTGCGGGCCCCGCCGGCGGCGGAGTTCTGCGAGGTCACCCCGACGGCGAACTCCGCCAGGTTCAGCGTCGCGACGACGTCGGCCCCCGCCGCCCGCAGCCGGCGTACGACCGTCGCGTCCGCGTCGGCGACCCGGTCCGCGAAGAACTCCGAGGCGCACGTCGAGCGGACGCCGGCGACCTCGATGTTGTCCTTGACACCGGCCGTCAGGCCGGCCAGCGGCCCCGCGACCGGTCCCCGGTCGCTCCGGACCGGAGGAACCCACGAGATCACGCTGTGGAGGACCTCCTCGACGCGCAGGTCCTGCGGGGAGGGAGCCCGCTGCGGGCTCCCTCCCCCGTGACTGCTCAGGCCCCCGCCCGCGCCGCTCGCAGCCGGGTGGTGGCCTCCTCGTCCACGATCCAGGCCTCGGTGTCGACGACGACGCCGTAGTCGCGCGCCGCGTCCTCGGCGGTGAGGTACTCGTCCCAGACGTCGGAGAGCACCGCGAACGCGTCGCGCTCGAACGGGTCGCCGAACCCGCCACCGGACGGCATCTTGATCTCGAGGGTGTCCCCGCTCTTGATCATCTCCTGGGTGACCTTCGAGTACAGCACCTCCTCGCGGTCGGTGCCGGCGTTGCGGACGAACGAGCCCGACACGCCGTCGGCGCCGCCGAGGACACCGGCCGGGGCGTCCGAGCGGTTGTCCGCCTCGGAGCCGAGGAAGGTGTCGGTCTCCATCAGCCAGTGCCGCACGCTGCCGATGCCCCCTCGCCACTTGCCCGGTGCCGGCGGCTCGTCGCGCAGCTCGTAGCGCAGCGCCCGCATCGCGTGGTTGAGCTCCAGCTCCTCGATCGGGTTGTTGCGGGTGTTCGCCATCAGGGCGTCGACGGCGTCCATGCCGTCGCGGCCGTTGCGGCCGCCGTAGGAGCCCTCGTTGATCTCGATGTAGACCCAGTAGGACTCCCCGTCCTCGGCGAGGCCGGAGTAGGCGATCGCGCACAGCGCCGCCGAGGAGCCGGCGACCGCGTGGTCGGGCAGCACCGGGGCCAGGGCCAGGTTGATCGAGTCGAAGATCCGGTTGACCTGGGAGAACCGGGCGAAGCAGGACGCCGGGAAGTCCGGGTTGAAGATCGTCCCCTCGGGGGCGTACGCCTTGACCGGCCGGAAGCAGCCGTCGTTCTGCGGCACGTACTCCTCGGTGACGTCCTCGTCGAGCAGGATCGTGCGGATCGCGCTGACCGCGACCGGCAGCACCGAGCCCTCGAACGGCACGTTGAACGCCGTCGGCACCTGGTCGTTGGACCCGGTGAGGTCGACGAGCACGTCGTCGCCCTCGACCTGCACGCGGACCGCGACCTTCAGCGGCACGCCCCGGTTCTTGCCGTCGTCGTCGAGGTAGCCCACCGGCGCCTCGTAGCTGCCGTCCGGGATCGCCCGGATCCGGGCCCGGAGCATCTCCTCGGAGTAGTCCATCCAGCGCTCGCTGGCGCTCATGACCGTGTCCAGGCCGTACTTCTCCAGCAGCTCGACGAACCGCTTCTCGCCGATCCGGGCGCACGCGATCAGCGCCTCGAGGTCACCGCGGTTCTGCTCCGGCGTGCGGACGTTGTCCAGGATGTGCTGGATCAGCATCTCGTTGCGCACGCCGGCGTCGTAGATCTTCATCGAGTCCATCAGCTTGCCCTCGGCCCAGACGTCGACGACGTCCATGCACAGGCCCGGGAAGTTGCCGCCGATGTCGGAGACGTGGCCGGTGCAGCCGGCGAAGCCGACGTGCGCGCCCTCCCAGAAGATCGGGATCACGACGCCGTAGTCCGGCGAGTGCGCCGCACCGTGGTACGGGTGGTTGTGCAGCACCACGTCGCCGGGCGCGTAGGTGCCGGCCAGGCGGCGGTTGATGCCGCGGATGTACGCCGGGATCGAGCCGCAGTGCATCGGGGTGGAGTCGGACTCGCACAGCTCGCGGCCGTTGACGTCGAAGATGCCGGCGCCCAGGTCCTCGGACTCGCGGATCAGGCTGGAGTACGCCATCCGGTAGAGGACCTGCGCCATCTCCTTGGCCATCGAGTCCAGGGCGCCCCCGATCACCCGCAGGGTGATCGGGTCGACCTCGACGTCGTTCCAGGTGCGGGTCGCCTCACCGGCCAGGGAGACCCCGGTGGTGGGCATGGCGGTCTTGCTCATGCGGACGCCCTTTCGATGATGATGTGCCCGACGGCGTCGACGGTGGCCCGCTGGCCGATGCCGACGATGGTGGTGGAGTCGAACTGCTCGACGATGGCCGGCCCGGTGAAGGTGTTGCCGGCCAGCAGCAGCTCGCGCCGGTAGACGGGGGTCTCCATCCACTCCGGCTCGGCGCTGTCGCGCTCCCAGAACAGCGCCTTGGTGGTGGTCTTGATCGCGTGGGCGGCGTCCTCGCCGCCGCGCTCGATCTCGGCGATCCGCACGTGCGGGACGGCGCCGACGCCGGTCACGCGGATGTTGACCAGCTGCACCGGCTTGTCGTCGAAGCGCTGGGAGTAGGTGCGCCCGTGCGCCTCGTGGAACGCCTCGG from Nocardioides pantholopis harbors:
- a CDS encoding FadR/GntR family transcriptional regulator codes for the protein MSDSVKVPAYEAVAAGVRRRILAGELRPGQRLPSEAELIEDFGFSRSTIREAMRTLASENLVYTTRGTTGGTFVAVPDIARITARVEHSVALMAAANAVTVDQLMDVRTLTEVHAAGTAAHLRTEEQLTQMRCSVEEPDATATYEANQEFHMLVLHAAGNPMLELVCAPVFGVLSGRFVSERTGSRFWETSQDDHRRILTAIEEQDSMAAMTQMRRHLDRIGDAYKQMDLLRTLDPEPDAD
- a CDS encoding sugar ABC transporter permease, with translation MTVGSDPTITPGTPGTPGTPGNPGDPGNPGVPGAPGSPDAGFAGDRHNDNPTLLDSARDYVTRVRSGDMGSLPALFGLVVLFIVFSLAHDRFLSTLNLANLITQSGSICVLAMGLVFVLLLGEIDLSAGVAGGACASIAGLLIVDHGQSWWVGVLAALAVGAVIGAVIGVLVAMLGIPSFVVTLAFFLGLQAVPLKLIGAGGSIGIDDEVLRGLTIKNVPVTAGWIAAVALVLGYAVLSLVRYRTRVARDLQRPPIALVVIKIVALAAVVLGITALLNTNRSLNPVFPIQGIPWVLPVVAVLLIFWTFVLGRTAYGRHLYAVGGNAEAARRAGINVQRIRISAFMIASSMAAVSGILAASYAGKVSPGSGGGNVLLYAVGAAVIGGTSLFGGRGRAVHAVIGGVVIATITNGLGLLNQASYINYIVTGGVLLLAASVDAISRRRRSAAGV
- a CDS encoding amidase translates to MISWVPPVRSDRGPVAGPLAGLTAGVKDNIEVAGVRSTCASEFFADRVADADATVVRRLRAAGADVVATLNLAEFAVGVTSQNSAAGGARNPWDPRRVPAGSSGGSGAAVAAGLVDVALGTDSGGSVRLPASACGVVGLRPTPGLVDVTGVFPVSADFDTVGPMARSVDLVARVFDVLTDQPRRPRAAPVRIGVPRRFVTDDVDPAIAAAVRACTATLADIGFEVVEVEVPHAEDAQDHVYTLLYADVAEIHRERLHRAPERFQPATLQRIRQGLDIGPAARRAAAHARSDFRAGLRGVFEEVEVVVTPTLPVDVPLAADCGSVLDQSRRLGQLSYPWSLHNGPTLSLPVGFHPSSGMPVGAQLSAARADEEALFAVGRAYQAATDWHTRRPPVRR
- a CDS encoding hydantoinase B/oxoprolinase family protein; translation: MSKTAMPTTGVSLAGEATRTWNDVEVDPITLRVIGGALDSMAKEMAQVLYRMAYSSLIRESEDLGAGIFDVNGRELCESDSTPMHCGSIPAYIRGINRRLAGTYAPGDVVLHNHPYHGAAHSPDYGVVIPIFWEGAHVGFAGCTGHVSDIGGNFPGLCMDVVDVWAEGKLMDSMKIYDAGVRNEMLIQHILDNVRTPEQNRGDLEALIACARIGEKRFVELLEKYGLDTVMSASERWMDYSEEMLRARIRAIPDGSYEAPVGYLDDDGKNRGVPLKVAVRVQVEGDDVLVDLTGSNDQVPTAFNVPFEGSVLPVAVSAIRTILLDEDVTEEYVPQNDGCFRPVKAYAPEGTIFNPDFPASCFARFSQVNRIFDSINLALAPVLPDHAVAGSSAALCAIAYSGLAEDGESYWVYIEINEGSYGGRNGRDGMDAVDALMANTRNNPIEELELNHAMRALRYELRDEPPAPGKWRGGIGSVRHWLMETDTFLGSEADNRSDAPAGVLGGADGVSGSFVRNAGTDREEVLYSKVTQEMIKSGDTLEIKMPSGGGFGDPFERDAFAVLSDVWDEYLTAEDAARDYGVVVDTEAWIVDEEATTRLRAARAGA
- a CDS encoding ROK family protein, whose amino-acid sequence is MVRTDRTGLGANQEAVRRHNLGTLLRHVHRAGVLSRADLTTRMGLNRSTIAGLVGELELLGLIEHASPSGARQGAGRPSAGVQVAPCGPFVVAVDLGVDRTVVARVGLGGQIAERAACTIDPQAEAWQVGASVAALVRRVVADAPASAALVGIGISVPGLVRRSDGLVRLAPNLGWHDVSFGSIVLAALGLDVPVSLANDADLGALAEHERGAGVGIDDLIYVSGNVGVGAGVITGGHRLEGASGYAGEVGHLRFNPAGRPCHCGNLGCWETEVGALAIAEAIRCPADRVAQLGEVLDAFVETPRELRATGTALGHGLASIVNAFNPRMVVLGGYFRSLYTMVRAEVNAGLADRALPAPLESVTLALPGLGTDSVLMGAAESALEPLFTDPVAGLGSALLDVRSRLAG